The Xanthobacter flavus genome includes a window with the following:
- a CDS encoding sarcosine oxidase subunit alpha family protein, which translates to MTRLSAGGLIDRSRTLSFSFDGKSYTGHPGDTLASALLANGVRLVGRSFKYHRPRGIVTAGSEEPNALVELRSGARREPNTRATTIELFDALEATSQNRWPSLDHDLLSINQLVSPFLGAGFYYKTFMWPAAFWEKVYEPMIRRAAGLGRAADAADPDHYEKATHFCDVLVIGSGAAGLAAALAAGRTGARVVLADEDFRLGGRLLSEQAEIDGGSAADFVARALAELSSLPNVRLMPRTTVFGAYDGGEFGAVERVSDHLAVPAPFQPRQRLWRVIAKRSVLAAGAFDRPIVFPGNDRPGVMSALALATYATRFGVGAGPRAAGFANNDHAVAALLDAAAAGVKLEAIADVREAVAPALAARAKALGVDLLAGSEIIATSGKCLSGITVRTPKGIRTLSVEALGVSGGATPNVNLTCHQGGKPIWREDIAAFVPGAVPVGMAVAGAAAGHLTLAECLADGTALGAAAAEDAGFAPVAASAPVAADAPNGLKAFWQVQAKGPAFVDQQNDVTAKDVALAHREGFRAVELLKRYTTMGMATDQGKTSNMAGLALMAALTGKGIPETGTTVFRPPYTPVALGVLAGHHRGVDFKPTRPTPTHKWAEEQGAVFVETGQWLRAAWFPKAGEDWQAAVNREVKATRESVGVIDVSTFGKIDLQGPDAGVLLDRVYINMFSTLGVGKARYGVMLREDGIVMDDGTTARLDDDHYVMTTTTANAAKVFQHLEFCLQVLWPELDVCLASITEQWAQIAVSGPRSRDVLAKLVDGADVSNAGLPFMGALQTTVMGGIEARVFRLSFSGELGYEIAVPARHGDKLMRAIMTAGAPYGITPYGVETLAVLRIEKGHVSGSELSGQTSARDLGLGRMASTKKDYIGRVMAGRPAFLDPDRPTFVGFRPVDRTARLKAGAHFLALGAAPTTENDEGYMTSVAWSPILGHAIGLGLLKRGPERIGEKLRAYDPVRGGDIEVEVCSPHFIDPEGEKQRV; encoded by the coding sequence ATGACCCGGCTTTCCGCAGGCGGGCTGATCGACCGCAGCCGCACCCTCTCCTTCAGCTTCGACGGCAAGAGCTACACCGGCCATCCCGGCGATACGCTCGCCTCGGCCCTCCTCGCCAATGGGGTGCGGCTCGTCGGCCGCTCGTTCAAGTATCATCGCCCACGCGGCATCGTCACCGCCGGCTCGGAGGAGCCCAACGCGCTCGTCGAGCTGCGCTCCGGCGCCCGGCGCGAGCCCAACACCCGCGCCACCACCATCGAGCTGTTCGACGCGCTGGAGGCCACCAGCCAGAACCGCTGGCCCTCCCTCGACCACGACCTGCTCAGCATCAACCAGCTCGTGTCGCCCTTCCTCGGCGCGGGTTTCTACTACAAGACCTTCATGTGGCCCGCCGCCTTCTGGGAGAAGGTGTACGAGCCCATGATCCGCCGCGCCGCCGGCCTCGGCCGCGCCGCCGATGCGGCGGACCCGGACCATTACGAGAAGGCCACCCACTTCTGCGACGTGCTGGTCATCGGCTCCGGCGCGGCCGGCCTCGCGGCGGCCCTTGCGGCCGGGCGGACCGGCGCGCGGGTGGTGCTGGCGGATGAGGATTTCCGCCTCGGCGGCCGGCTCCTGTCCGAGCAGGCCGAGATCGACGGCGGCAGCGCGGCGGATTTCGTGGCGCGCGCCCTCGCGGAACTTTCGAGCCTGCCCAATGTGCGCCTCATGCCGCGTACCACCGTGTTCGGCGCCTATGACGGCGGCGAATTCGGCGCGGTGGAGCGTGTGAGCGACCACCTCGCCGTCCCCGCCCCCTTCCAGCCCCGCCAGCGGCTGTGGCGCGTCATCGCGAAGCGCTCCGTGCTCGCGGCCGGCGCGTTCGACCGGCCCATCGTCTTCCCCGGCAATGACCGGCCGGGCGTGATGTCGGCGCTGGCGCTTGCCACCTATGCCACGCGCTTTGGCGTCGGTGCCGGGCCGCGCGCAGCCGGCTTCGCCAACAACGACCACGCCGTCGCCGCGCTGCTCGATGCCGCCGCGGCCGGCGTGAAGCTGGAGGCCATCGCCGACGTGCGGGAGGCTGTCGCTCCTGCGCTGGCCGCGCGGGCGAAGGCGCTGGGCGTGGATCTCCTCGCCGGCAGCGAGATCATCGCCACCTCGGGCAAATGCCTGTCGGGCATCACGGTGCGCACGCCCAAGGGCATCCGCACCCTGTCGGTGGAGGCGCTGGGCGTCTCCGGCGGCGCGACGCCGAATGTGAACCTCACCTGCCACCAGGGCGGCAAGCCCATCTGGCGCGAGGACATCGCCGCCTTCGTGCCCGGCGCCGTGCCGGTGGGCATGGCGGTGGCGGGCGCGGCGGCCGGACATCTCACCCTCGCCGAATGCCTCGCGGACGGCACCGCGCTGGGCGCCGCAGCGGCCGAGGATGCGGGCTTCGCCCCCGTCGCGGCGTCGGCTCCCGTCGCGGCCGACGCGCCCAACGGCCTCAAGGCCTTCTGGCAGGTCCAGGCCAAGGGCCCCGCCTTCGTGGACCAGCAGAACGACGTGACCGCGAAGGACGTGGCCCTCGCCCATCGGGAAGGCTTTCGCGCGGTGGAATTGCTCAAGCGCTACACCACGATGGGCATGGCCACCGACCAGGGCAAGACATCCAACATGGCGGGCCTCGCGCTCATGGCGGCGCTCACCGGCAAGGGCATCCCTGAGACCGGCACCACCGTGTTCCGCCCGCCCTACACGCCCGTGGCCCTCGGCGTGCTCGCCGGCCACCATCGCGGCGTGGACTTCAAGCCCACCCGCCCGACGCCGACCCACAAATGGGCGGAAGAACAGGGCGCGGTGTTCGTCGAGACCGGCCAGTGGCTGCGCGCCGCGTGGTTCCCCAAGGCGGGCGAGGACTGGCAGGCGGCCGTGAACCGCGAGGTGAAGGCGACGCGCGAGAGCGTCGGTGTCATCGACGTCTCCACCTTCGGCAAGATCGACCTTCAGGGGCCGGATGCCGGCGTGCTGCTGGATCGCGTCTACATCAACATGTTCTCCACCCTTGGCGTCGGCAAGGCGCGCTACGGCGTGATGCTGCGCGAGGACGGGATCGTCATGGACGACGGCACCACCGCGCGCCTCGACGACGACCATTATGTGATGACCACGACCACCGCCAACGCGGCCAAGGTGTTCCAGCATCTGGAATTCTGCCTGCAGGTGCTGTGGCCGGAGCTGGACGTGTGCCTCGCCTCCATCACCGAGCAGTGGGCGCAGATCGCCGTCTCCGGCCCGCGCTCCCGCGACGTGCTGGCGAAGCTGGTGGATGGCGCCGATGTCTCCAACGCCGGCCTGCCCTTCATGGGCGCGCTCCAGACCACGGTGATGGGCGGCATCGAGGCGCGCGTCTTCCGCCTCTCCTTCTCCGGCGAACTCGGCTACGAGATCGCGGTCCCGGCCCGCCACGGCGACAAGCTGATGCGGGCGATCATGACGGCCGGCGCGCCCTATGGCATCACGCCCTATGGCGTCGAGACGCTGGCCGTGCTGCGCATCGAGAAGGGCCATGTCTCCGGCAGTGAATTGTCCGGGCAGACCTCCGCCCGCGACCTCGGCCTCGGGCGCATGGCCTCCACCAAGAAGGACTATATCGGCCGGGTGATGGCAGGCCGCCCCGCCTTCCTCGATCCCGACCGGCCGACCTTCGTCGGCTTCCGGCCGGTGGACCGAACCGCGCGGCTGAAGGCCGGGGCGCATTTCCTGGCGCTCGGGGCGGCCCCCACAACCGAGAATGACGAGGGCTACATGACCTCCGTCGCCTGGTCGCCCATCCTCGGCCACGCCATCGGCCTCGGTCTCCTCAAGCGCGGGCCGGAGCGCATCGGCGAGAAGCTGCGCGCCTATGACCCGGTGCGCGGCGGCGACATCGAGGTCGAGGTGTGCTCTCCCCACTTTATCGATCCCGAAGGGGAGAAGCAGCGTGTCTGA
- the purU gene encoding formyltetrahydrofolate deformylase yields MTSPTAPFILAFSCPNRPGIVAGVSTFLFEKGCNILEAQQYDDTETGRFFMRVVFNVVEGEASLAEIRSGFAAVAQNFSLSFTLRPVSEKRRVLLLASKFDHCLADLLYRWRIGEIPMEIAGIVSNHPRETYAHLDFDGIPFHHLPVTKATKLEQETQVWEVFQSSGSELAVLARYMQVLSDGLSAKLSGKCINIHHSFLPGFKGAKPYHQAHARGVKLIGATAHYVTSDLDEGPIIEQDVERISHQDSPDDLVRKGRDIERRVLARAISWHLQDRVLLNGSRTVVFRD; encoded by the coding sequence ATGACCAGCCCCACCGCGCCGTTCATCCTCGCCTTCTCCTGCCCCAACCGGCCCGGCATCGTCGCCGGCGTCTCGACCTTCCTGTTCGAGAAGGGATGCAACATCCTGGAGGCGCAGCAGTACGACGACACGGAGACCGGCCGCTTCTTCATGCGCGTGGTGTTCAACGTGGTTGAGGGCGAGGCCAGCCTCGCCGAGATTCGCTCTGGCTTTGCGGCGGTGGCGCAGAATTTCTCCCTCAGCTTCACACTGCGCCCCGTTTCCGAGAAGCGCCGGGTGCTGCTGCTCGCCTCCAAGTTCGACCACTGCCTCGCCGACCTGCTCTATCGCTGGCGCATCGGCGAGATCCCCATGGAGATCGCCGGCATCGTCTCCAACCACCCGCGCGAGACCTACGCCCACCTCGATTTCGACGGCATCCCCTTCCATCATCTGCCGGTGACCAAGGCCACGAAGCTGGAGCAGGAAACGCAGGTCTGGGAGGTCTTCCAGTCGTCCGGCTCGGAGTTGGCCGTGCTCGCGCGCTACATGCAGGTGCTCTCCGACGGGCTGTCTGCCAAGCTCTCGGGCAAGTGCATCAACATCCACCACTCCTTCCTGCCGGGCTTCAAGGGCGCCAAGCCCTATCATCAGGCCCATGCGCGCGGGGTGAAGCTCATCGGCGCGACGGCCCACTACGTGACCTCCGACCTCGATGAAGGCCCGATCATCGAGCAGGATGTGGAGCGCATCTCCCACCAGGATTCGCCCGACGACCTGGTGCGCAAGGGCCGCGACATCGAGCGCCGGGTGCTGGCGCGGGCCATCTCCTGGCACCTGCAGGACCGGGTGCTGCTGAACGGTTCCCGCACCGTGGTGTTCCGGGACTGA
- the atzF gene encoding allophanate hydrolase — translation MQTVASLLEAHRSGLRSVSDTVRGVYARLAVHDDPAMFITLRAEADVLAEAAALETTGNTALPLYGIPVAVKDNIDVAGLPTTAACPAFAYVPERDATVVARLKAAGALIIGKTNLDQFATGLVGVRSPYGIPRNSVNPELVPGGSSSGSAVAVGAGIVPVSLGTDTAGSGRVPAMLNNIVGLKPSLGLVPNTGLVPACKTLDCISIFALTVDDAMAVLNVISGFDAEDAYSRDLPVAPLAAAPPAPVLGILPEAQREFFGDAESAAAYEEALARFASLGAVLKEIDFSAFAETARLLYEGPWVAERWIVAEQLLTTDPEAVHPVTRAITEPGGKASAADAFRAMYKLKELRARVAPILAGIDGLLLPTAPSAYTVEEVIADPIRLNSRNGTYTNFVNLMDLCGIAVPTKITAAGVPYGITLLAPAGKDAEMAALGRAFVAAGTLPLGCGHAPAPALPPLAPATEPGRLDVCVFGAHLSGMPLNGDLKAMGARFVRAAKTVPAYRMKLIPGAVPRPGVVRVNSDGAAVEGEVWSLPFEGVGRLLATIPAPLGLGQVELEDGSRVTGFLAEAAALDGARDITSFGSFRAFAAAAE, via the coding sequence ATGCAGACCGTCGCCAGCCTCCTCGAAGCCCACAGGTCCGGCCTCCGCTCCGTCTCGGATACGGTGCGCGGCGTCTATGCCCGGCTTGCGGTGCATGACGACCCGGCCATGTTCATCACCCTGCGCGCGGAAGCCGACGTGCTGGCCGAGGCCGCCGCGCTGGAGACCACCGGCAACACGGCGCTGCCGCTCTACGGCATCCCGGTGGCGGTGAAGGACAATATCGACGTCGCCGGCCTGCCCACCACCGCCGCCTGCCCGGCCTTCGCCTATGTGCCGGAGCGCGACGCCACCGTCGTGGCGCGGCTGAAGGCGGCGGGCGCGCTCATCATCGGCAAGACCAATCTCGACCAGTTCGCCACCGGTCTGGTGGGCGTGCGCTCGCCCTATGGCATCCCGCGCAATTCGGTGAATCCGGAGCTGGTGCCGGGCGGCTCCTCCTCCGGCTCGGCGGTGGCGGTGGGGGCGGGCATCGTGCCGGTGTCACTGGGCACCGACACCGCCGGCTCCGGCCGCGTGCCAGCCATGCTGAACAACATCGTGGGGCTGAAGCCCTCCCTCGGCCTCGTGCCCAACACCGGCCTCGTGCCCGCCTGCAAGACGCTGGACTGCATCTCCATCTTCGCCCTCACCGTCGATGACGCCATGGCGGTGCTGAACGTGATCTCCGGCTTCGACGCGGAAGACGCCTATTCTCGCGACCTGCCCGTGGCGCCCCTCGCCGCCGCCCCGCCCGCGCCGGTGCTGGGCATCCTGCCCGAGGCGCAGCGGGAGTTCTTCGGCGACGCCGAGTCCGCCGCGGCGTATGAGGAAGCGCTGGCCCGCTTCGCATCGCTGGGCGCGGTGCTGAAGGAGATCGATTTCTCCGCCTTCGCCGAGACCGCGCGGCTGCTCTATGAGGGCCCGTGGGTGGCCGAACGCTGGATCGTCGCCGAGCAGCTTCTCACCACCGATCCCGAAGCGGTGCATCCGGTCACGCGGGCCATCACCGAGCCGGGCGGCAAGGCCAGCGCGGCGGATGCCTTCCGCGCCATGTACAAGCTCAAGGAATTGCGCGCCCGCGTGGCGCCCATCCTCGCCGGCATCGATGGCCTGCTGCTGCCCACCGCGCCATCCGCCTACACGGTGGAAGAGGTGATTGCGGACCCCATCCGCCTCAACTCGCGCAATGGCACCTACACCAATTTCGTGAACCTGATGGATCTGTGCGGCATCGCCGTGCCGACGAAGATCACCGCCGCCGGCGTGCCCTATGGCATCACCCTCCTCGCCCCCGCCGGGAAGGATGCGGAGATGGCGGCGCTGGGCCGGGCCTTCGTCGCGGCGGGCACCCTCCCTCTCGGCTGCGGCCACGCGCCAGCGCCCGCCCTTCCGCCGCTCGCGCCCGCCACGGAACCGGGACGGCTCGATGTCTGCGTGTTCGGCGCCCACCTCTCGGGCATGCCGCTGAACGGCGATCTCAAGGCCATGGGCGCGCGCTTCGTGCGGGCTGCGAAGACGGTGCCGGCCTATCGCATGAAGCTCATTCCCGGTGCCGTGCCGCGCCCCGGCGTGGTGCGGGTGAACTCGGACGGCGCGGCGGTGGAGGGGGAGGTGTGGTCCCTGCCCTTCGAGGGCGTCGGGCGCCTCCTCGCCACCATCCCTGCGCCGCTTGGCCTCGGCCAGGTGGAACTGGAGGACGGCAGCCGCGTCACCGGCTTCCTCGCCGAGGCGGCGGCCCTCGACGGGGCGCGGGACATCACCAGCTTCGGCAGCTTCCGGGCGTTCGCCGCAGCGGCGGAGTAG
- a CDS encoding OmpA family protein, whose protein sequence is MTSPLTRLALAALLAAAVPVLTPAHAQTALSDSQILQGLQGLSEKAPTITAQQLRTMVQTHMAQNPGEQLSRPSLALKLDQLPQINVQIQFRLGSAIIEPSSYGTLGAIADAMHNPILHGYKFLVTGNTDVTGPRDVNLKLSQARADAVVSALVSVFNINPTRLEAVGLGEEVLLDPKKPTDPINRRVQIFTVGRLSPGMASR, encoded by the coding sequence ATGACCTCGCCTCTGACCCGCCTCGCGCTGGCCGCGCTGCTCGCCGCCGCCGTGCCGGTCCTCACCCCCGCGCATGCCCAGACCGCCCTCTCCGACAGCCAGATCCTCCAGGGCCTGCAAGGCCTCAGCGAGAAGGCCCCGACCATCACCGCGCAGCAGCTGCGCACCATGGTCCAGACCCACATGGCCCAGAATCCGGGCGAGCAGCTCTCCCGCCCGTCGCTGGCGCTGAAGCTGGACCAGCTGCCGCAGATCAACGTGCAGATCCAGTTCCGCCTCGGCTCGGCGATCATCGAGCCGTCGTCCTACGGCACGCTCGGCGCCATCGCCGATGCCATGCACAACCCGATCCTGCACGGCTATAAATTCCTCGTCACCGGCAACACCGACGTCACCGGCCCGCGCGACGTGAACCTCAAGCTCAGCCAGGCCCGCGCCGACGCGGTGGTGAGCGCGCTGGTCAGCGTGTTCAACATCAATCCCACGCGCCTTGAGGCGGTGGGCCTCGGCGAGGAAGTGCTGCTCGATCCGAAAAAGCCGACCGATCCCATCAACCGGCGCGTCCAGATCTTCACCGTGGGGCGGCTTTCGCCCGGCATGGCCTCGCGCTGA
- a CDS encoding sarcosine oxidase subunit beta family protein, producing MSRYSVFSLIANALNGQKGWTPAWRDAVPKPSYDVIIVGGGGHGLATAYYLAKEHGIRNVAVLEKGHIGSGNAGRNTTIIRSNYLLPGNEPFYEWSMKLWEGLEQDLNYNAMVSQRGIINLYHSDGQRDAYARRGNAMRLAGADSELLDREQVKALCPFLDFDNSRFPIKGGLMQARAGTARHDAVVWGYARAADRLGVDIVQNCEVTGFIREGDAVVGVETNRGPIRAGKVGLAVAGSTSRLTRHLGLRLPIESHALQAFVSEGLKPLVPGVITFGMGHFYVSQSDKGGLVFGGDIDGYNSYAQRGNLPVVEDVAEGGMALMPLIGRLRMLRSWGGLVDMSMDGSPIIDVGPLPGLFLNTAWNYGGFKATPASGWCFAWTIAKEEAHRLNAAFRLDRFRTGHVIDEKGVGAQPNLH from the coding sequence ATGTCCCGCTATTCCGTATTCAGCCTGATCGCCAACGCGCTCAACGGCCAGAAGGGCTGGACGCCCGCCTGGCGCGATGCGGTGCCGAAGCCCTCTTATGACGTCATCATCGTCGGCGGCGGCGGCCATGGGCTAGCGACCGCCTATTACCTCGCCAAGGAGCACGGCATCCGCAATGTGGCGGTGCTGGAGAAGGGGCATATCGGCTCCGGCAATGCGGGGCGCAACACCACCATCATCCGCTCCAATTATCTGCTGCCGGGCAACGAGCCGTTCTACGAGTGGTCCATGAAATTGTGGGAGGGCCTGGAGCAGGACCTCAACTACAACGCCATGGTCTCCCAGCGCGGGATCATCAATCTGTATCACTCGGATGGCCAGCGCGACGCCTATGCCCGGCGCGGCAATGCCATGCGCCTCGCGGGCGCCGATTCCGAGCTGCTCGACCGCGAACAGGTGAAGGCGCTCTGCCCCTTCCTCGATTTCGACAATTCCCGCTTCCCCATCAAGGGCGGGCTGATGCAGGCCCGTGCCGGAACGGCGCGCCACGACGCCGTGGTGTGGGGCTATGCCCGCGCCGCCGACCGGCTGGGCGTGGACATCGTGCAGAATTGCGAGGTCACCGGCTTCATCCGCGAGGGTGACGCGGTAGTGGGCGTGGAGACCAATCGCGGCCCCATCCGCGCCGGCAAGGTGGGGCTTGCGGTGGCCGGCTCCACCTCGCGGCTGACCAGGCATCTCGGGCTGCGCCTGCCCATCGAGAGCCACGCGCTGCAGGCCTTCGTCTCGGAAGGGCTGAAGCCGCTGGTGCCGGGCGTCATCACCTTCGGCATGGGGCATTTCTACGTCAGCCAGTCGGACAAGGGCGGCCTCGTCTTCGGCGGCGACATCGACGGGTACAATTCCTACGCCCAGCGCGGCAATTTGCCGGTGGTCGAGGACGTGGCCGAGGGCGGCATGGCGCTGATGCCGCTCATCGGACGGCTCAGGATGTTGCGCTCCTGGGGCGGCCTCGTGGACATGTCCATGGACGGCTCGCCCATCATCGATGTCGGCCCCCTGCCCGGCCTGTTCCTCAACACCGCGTGGAATTACGGGGGCTTCAAGGCGACGCCCGCCTCCGGCTGGTGCTTCGCCTGGACCATCGCGAAGGAAGAGGCCCACCGCCTCAACGCCGCCTTCCGGCTCGACCGCTTCCGCACCGGCCATGTGATCGACGAAAAGGGAGTCGGCGCCCAGCCGAATTTGCACTGA
- a CDS encoding cysteine rich repeat-containing protein: MSYAQAGALLARSCGADINKFCSNVNLGEGKLLACMDGKINQVSAQCKADYAMAKASIAQRDAAQDSIAEVCSADTARLCPGMVPQDGNLLSCLLQATRVVSDKCNAAITNAGYR, translated from the coding sequence ATGAGCTATGCGCAGGCCGGCGCGCTCCTGGCGCGCAGCTGCGGCGCGGACATCAACAAGTTCTGCTCCAACGTGAACCTGGGCGAGGGCAAGCTGCTCGCCTGCATGGACGGCAAGATCAATCAGGTCAGCGCCCAGTGCAAAGCCGACTATGCGATGGCGAAGGCCTCCATCGCCCAGCGGGACGCGGCTCAGGATTCCATCGCCGAGGTCTGCTCGGCGGATACGGCGCGCCTGTGCCCCGGCATGGTGCCGCAGGACGGCAATCTGCTCTCCTGCCTGCTCCAGGCGACGCGCGTGGTGAGCGACAAGTGCAACGCCGCCATCACCAACGCCGGCTACCGCTGA
- a CDS encoding LysR family transcriptional regulator has protein sequence MTVRELLPFDLKALEIFLAVCEAGAMAGAARRLGLTQPAVSQAVAELETRMGVALFDRSVRPLGLTAAGGVLRQKASALLSEARQIVPALKETEHGRLPLIRAGLVDSLSRALSAPLAGRLCAVAEEVSLLAGLTAAHASALLSRQLDLLVGVDELADIEGLERFPLLTEPYVLLLPAGETAPERVEEVARLAGRLPLVRFSARSRTGIEVDRHLRRLKLDLPRRLEFDTPFGVSATVAAGEGFAVTTPLCLYEAGLDGDRLRCAPLPGPAFSRSLTLIGRRQELGRLPREVAGFCRQTLEDDVLPALRAALPWLGETLR, from the coding sequence ATGACGGTGCGGGAGCTGCTTCCGTTCGATCTGAAGGCGCTCGAAATCTTCCTCGCCGTCTGCGAGGCCGGCGCCATGGCGGGGGCGGCGCGACGGCTCGGACTCACCCAGCCGGCGGTGTCGCAGGCGGTGGCGGAGCTGGAGACGCGCATGGGCGTCGCGCTGTTCGACCGCAGCGTCCGGCCGCTGGGGCTGACGGCAGCGGGCGGCGTGCTGCGGCAGAAGGCGAGCGCGCTCCTCTCCGAGGCCCGGCAGATCGTGCCGGCGCTGAAGGAGACCGAGCACGGCCGCCTGCCTTTGATCCGCGCCGGCCTCGTCGATTCCCTCTCCCGTGCGCTCTCCGCGCCACTTGCCGGGCGGCTGTGCGCGGTGGCGGAGGAGGTGTCGCTGCTCGCCGGCCTCACCGCCGCCCATGCCAGTGCGCTGCTCTCCCGCCAGCTCGATCTGCTGGTGGGCGTGGACGAACTCGCCGACATCGAGGGGCTGGAGCGCTTCCCCCTCCTCACCGAGCCTTATGTGCTGCTGCTGCCCGCCGGAGAGACGGCACCCGAGCGGGTGGAGGAGGTGGCGCGGCTCGCCGGGCGCCTGCCGCTGGTGCGCTTTTCCGCCCGCTCGCGCACCGGCATCGAGGTGGACCGGCACCTGAGGCGCCTCAAGCTCGATCTGCCACGCCGGCTGGAGTTCGACACGCCGTTCGGCGTCTCCGCCACGGTCGCGGCCGGGGAGGGGTTCGCGGTGACGACGCCGCTCTGCCTTTACGAGGCGGGGCTCGACGGCGACCGGCTCCGGTGCGCGCCGCTGCCGGGGCCGGCCTTCTCCCGCAGCCTCACGCTGATCGGCCGGCGGCAGGAGCTTGGTCGCCTGCCGCGGGAGGTTGCGGGCTTCTGCCGGCAGACCCTGGAGGATGACGTGCTGCCGGCCCTGCGCGCGGCGCTGCCATGGCTCGGCGAGACGCTGCGATAG
- a CDS encoding sarcosine oxidase subunit delta — MRITCPYCGARSSHEFAYHGDAAPKRPDPADADAFHAYVYERDNVAGVMDELWYHAGGCRRWLTVTRDTRTHAITEVRFTATRFTATEAAE, encoded by the coding sequence ATGCGCATCACCTGTCCCTATTGCGGCGCGAGGTCGTCCCATGAATTCGCCTATCACGGCGATGCCGCGCCCAAGCGGCCGGACCCGGCGGATGCGGACGCCTTCCACGCTTATGTCTATGAGCGCGACAACGTCGCCGGCGTGATGGACGAACTGTGGTACCACGCGGGCGGCTGCCGCCGCTGGCTCACCGTGACGCGCGACACCCGCACCCACGCCATCACTGAAGTGCGCTTCACGGCCACGCGCTTCACCGCGACGGAGGCGGCCGAATGA
- a CDS encoding sarcosine oxidase subunit gamma, whose amino-acid sequence MSDLFQSLSPARLLPAGHYGVQGATGVSAQVVANLAAATLMARKGKTADLIAAATASGLPLVDAPKAVSGAGLEAVGTGPGKWLVFAEGSDGATLRRRLEALADGLGAVTDQSDANLVLDISGPKVREALAKGVAVDLDPRAFRPSDAATTPVSHVGVTFWQRGDAPSYRFAVGNTFAPAFLRWLATSAAEYGFSLEGTDRG is encoded by the coding sequence GTGTCTGACCTCTTCCAGTCCCTCTCCCCCGCCCGTCTCCTACCGGCCGGGCATTATGGCGTTCAAGGCGCCACCGGCGTCAGCGCGCAGGTGGTGGCGAACCTTGCCGCCGCGACGCTCATGGCCCGCAAGGGCAAGACGGCCGACCTGATCGCCGCCGCCACCGCGTCCGGCCTGCCCCTTGTGGATGCGCCGAAGGCCGTCAGCGGGGCGGGCCTTGAGGCCGTCGGCACCGGCCCCGGCAAGTGGCTCGTCTTCGCCGAAGGCTCCGACGGCGCGACGCTGCGCCGGCGCCTTGAAGCGCTGGCCGACGGCCTCGGTGCCGTGACCGACCAGAGCGACGCCAACCTCGTGCTCGATATCTCCGGCCCCAAGGTGCGCGAGGCGCTGGCGAAGGGCGTGGCGGTGGATCTCGATCCCCGCGCCTTCCGGCCGAGCGACGCGGCGACCACGCCGGTCTCCCATGTCGGCGTCACCTTCTGGCAGCGGGGCGACGCGCCCAGCTATCGCTTCGCGGTGGGCAACACCTTCGCCCCCGCCTTCCTGCGCTGGCTGGCGACGAGCGCGGCGGAATACGGCTTTTCGCTCGAAGGCACCGACCGAGGTTGA